A portion of the Suricata suricatta isolate VVHF042 chromosome 11, meerkat_22Aug2017_6uvM2_HiC, whole genome shotgun sequence genome contains these proteins:
- the DPF2 gene encoding zinc finger protein ubi-d4 isoform X2: protein MAAVVENVVKLLGEQYYKDAMEQCHNYNARLCAERSVRLPFLDSQTGVAQSNCYIWMEKRHRGPGLASGQLYSYPARRWRKKRRAHPPEDPRLSFPSIKPDTDQTLKKEGLISQDGSSLEALLRTDPLEKRSAPDPRVDDDSLGEFPVTNSRARKRILEPDDFLDDLDDEDYEEDTPKRRGKGKSKGKSVGSARKKLDASILEDRDKPYACDICGKRYKNRPGLSYHYAHSHLAEEEGEDKEDSQPPTPVSQRSEEQKSKKGPDGLALPNNYCDFCLGDSKINKKTGQPEELVSCSDCGRSGHPSCLQFTPVMMAAVKTYRWQCIECKCCNICGTSENDDQLLFCDDCDRGYHMYCLTPSMSEPPEGSWSCHLCLDLLKEKASIYQNQNSS from the exons CCTCGGGGAGCAGTACTACAAAGATGCCATGGAGCAGTGCCACAATTACAATGCCCGCCTCTGTGCTGAGCGCAGCGTGCGCCTTCCTTTCTTGGACTCACAGACTGGAGTAGCCCAGAGCAACTGTTACATCTGGATGGAAAAGCGACACCGGGGTCCAG GATTGGCCTCCGGACAGCTGTACTCCTACCCTGCCCGGCGCTGGCGGAAAAAGCGGCGAGCCCACCCTCCTGAGGATCCAAGACTTTCTTTCCCATCTATTAAACCAG ACACAGACCAGACCCTGAAGAAAGAGGGGCTGATCTCTCAAGACGGCAGTAGTTTAGAGGCCCTGCTGCGCACCGACCCCCTGGAGAAGCGAAGTGCCCCCGACCCCCGAGTGGATGATGACAGCCTGGGCGAGTTTCCTGTAACCAACAGCCGAGCACGGAAG CGGATCCTAGAACCAGATGACTTCCTGGATGACCTTGATGATGAGGACTATGAAGAAGACACTCCCAAGCGTCGGGGCAAGGGGAAATCCAAG GGTAAAAGTGTGGGCAGTGCCCGGAAGAAGCTGGACGCTTCCATCCTGGAGGATCGGGACAAGCCCTACGCCTGTGACA TCTGTGGAAAACGTTACAAGAACCGGCCAGGCCTCAGTTACCACTACGCCCACTCCCACTTGgctgaggaggagggtgaggacaAGGAAGACTCGCAGCCACCCACCCCGGTTTCCCAGAGGTCGGAGGAGCAGAAAT CCAAGAAAGGTCCTGACGGATTGGCCCTGCCCAACAACTACTGCGACTTCTGCCTGGGGGACTCCAAGATCAACAAGAAGACAGGGCAGCCCGAGGAGCTGGTGTCTTGCTCTGACTGCGGCCGCTCAG ggCACCCGTCTTGCCTGCAGTTCACCCCAGTGATGATGGCGGCCGTGAAGACCTACCGCTGGCAGTGCATCGAGTGCAAGTGCTGCAACATCTGCGGCACCTCCGAGAACGAC GACCAGCTGCTCTTCTGTGACGACTGTGATCGTGGCTACCATATGTACTGTCTCACCCCGTCCATGTCTGAGCCTCCTGAAG GGAGTTGGAGCTGCCACTTGTGTCTGGACCTGTTGAAGGAGAAAGCTTCCATCTACCAGAATCAGAACTCCTCTtga
- the DPF2 gene encoding zinc finger protein ubi-d4 isoform X1: MAAVVENVVKLLGEQYYKDAMEQCHNYNARLCAERSVRLPFLDSQTGVAQSNCYIWMEKRHRGPGLASGQLYSYPARRWRKKRRAHPPEDPRLSFPSIKPDTDQTLKKEGLISQDGSSLEALLRTDPLEKRSAPDPRVDDDSLGEFPVTNSRARKRILEPDDFLDDLDDEDYEEDTPKRRGKGKSKGKSVGSARKKLDASILEDRDKPYACDNSFKQKHTSKAPQRVCGKRYKNRPGLSYHYAHSHLAEEEGEDKEDSQPPTPVSQRSEEQKSKKGPDGLALPNNYCDFCLGDSKINKKTGQPEELVSCSDCGRSGHPSCLQFTPVMMAAVKTYRWQCIECKCCNICGTSENDDQLLFCDDCDRGYHMYCLTPSMSEPPEGSWSCHLCLDLLKEKASIYQNQNSS; the protein is encoded by the exons CCTCGGGGAGCAGTACTACAAAGATGCCATGGAGCAGTGCCACAATTACAATGCCCGCCTCTGTGCTGAGCGCAGCGTGCGCCTTCCTTTCTTGGACTCACAGACTGGAGTAGCCCAGAGCAACTGTTACATCTGGATGGAAAAGCGACACCGGGGTCCAG GATTGGCCTCCGGACAGCTGTACTCCTACCCTGCCCGGCGCTGGCGGAAAAAGCGGCGAGCCCACCCTCCTGAGGATCCAAGACTTTCTTTCCCATCTATTAAACCAG ACACAGACCAGACCCTGAAGAAAGAGGGGCTGATCTCTCAAGACGGCAGTAGTTTAGAGGCCCTGCTGCGCACCGACCCCCTGGAGAAGCGAAGTGCCCCCGACCCCCGAGTGGATGATGACAGCCTGGGCGAGTTTCCTGTAACCAACAGCCGAGCACGGAAG CGGATCCTAGAACCAGATGACTTCCTGGATGACCTTGATGATGAGGACTATGAAGAAGACACTCCCAAGCGTCGGGGCAAGGGGAAATCCAAG GGTAAAAGTGTGGGCAGTGCCCGGAAGAAGCTGGACGCTTCCATCCTGGAGGATCGGGACAAGCCCTACGCCTGTGACA atAGTTTCAAACAAAAGCATACCTCGAAAGCGCCCCAGAGAG TCTGTGGAAAACGTTACAAGAACCGGCCAGGCCTCAGTTACCACTACGCCCACTCCCACTTGgctgaggaggagggtgaggacaAGGAAGACTCGCAGCCACCCACCCCGGTTTCCCAGAGGTCGGAGGAGCAGAAAT CCAAGAAAGGTCCTGACGGATTGGCCCTGCCCAACAACTACTGCGACTTCTGCCTGGGGGACTCCAAGATCAACAAGAAGACAGGGCAGCCCGAGGAGCTGGTGTCTTGCTCTGACTGCGGCCGCTCAG ggCACCCGTCTTGCCTGCAGTTCACCCCAGTGATGATGGCGGCCGTGAAGACCTACCGCTGGCAGTGCATCGAGTGCAAGTGCTGCAACATCTGCGGCACCTCCGAGAACGAC GACCAGCTGCTCTTCTGTGACGACTGTGATCGTGGCTACCATATGTACTGTCTCACCCCGTCCATGTCTGAGCCTCCTGAAG GGAGTTGGAGCTGCCACTTGTGTCTGGACCTGTTGAAGGAGAAAGCTTCCATCTACCAGAATCAGAACTCCTCTtga